One stretch of Nicotiana tabacum cultivar K326 chromosome 18, ASM71507v2, whole genome shotgun sequence DNA includes these proteins:
- the LOC142172733 gene encoding uncharacterized protein LOC142172733 yields MVYSSAQPLRVVVANGQHMLSEEWCPKFKWTMQGEEFHFPMRVLHLGGYDMVLGMNWLDQFTPIILNTKPLSVTFLKEGRIITLKGNTDSAEVWSDVEENTAKLLQQGSNCCLVKLYDLSQQTPEVDVPAPVLELLQKDADIFEEPMALPPTKSCDHTITLMPDTHPFSLRPYRYSHEQKEAIEHMITEMLKVRTMVPSQS; encoded by the coding sequence ATGGTATATTCCTCTGCTCAACCTCTGAGAGTAGTTGTGGCCAATGGACAACATATGTTAAGTGAAGAATGGTGTCCCAAGTTTAAGTGGACCATGCAGGGAGAAGAATTCCATTTTCCTATGAGAGTATTACACCTTGGGGGCTATGATATGGTACTTGGGATGAATTGGTTAGATCAGTTCACCCCTATCATTCTTAACACAAAACCTCTGAGTGTGACCTTCCTTAAAGAGGGCAGAATCATCACACTTAAGGGAAATACTGATAGTGCTGAGGTATGGTCTGATGTTGAGGAAAACACAGCAAAATTATTGCAACAAGGAAGCAACTGCTGTCTAGTGAAATTATATGATTTATCCCAACAAACTCCAGAAGTGGATGTACCTGCACCAGTTCTTGAGTTGCTGCAAAAGGATGCTGATATCTTTGAAGAACCCATGGCCTTGCCTCCGACAAAAAGTTGTGACCACACCATCACCTTGATGCCTGATACTCACCCTTTCAGCCTAAGACCATATAGATATTCTCACGAGCAAAAGGAGGCAATTGAGCACATGATCACAGAAATGCTCAAGGTTAGGACTATGGTACCTAGCCAATCTTGA